One window of the Niallia circulans genome contains the following:
- the lepB gene encoding signal peptidase I gives MKEAIKKESIEWLKAFAIGIIIFIIIRAFFFSNYVVEGESMMPTLQDGNKLVVNKVGYKMTDFNHFDIIVFHANKNDDYVKRVIGIPGDKVEYRDDHLFINGKKYEEPFLDDYRKQVSSGRLTGNFTLKEITGEATVPKGKLFVLGDNRLGSWDSRHFGFISIDQVVGKVSLRYWPFNEIQFSF, from the coding sequence TTGAAAGAAGCAATAAAGAAAGAAAGCATAGAATGGTTAAAGGCATTTGCTATCGGAATTATCATCTTTATTATAATTCGTGCTTTTTTCTTCTCCAATTATGTAGTGGAAGGTGAATCGATGATGCCTACCCTGCAGGACGGAAATAAATTAGTTGTTAATAAAGTTGGTTATAAAATGACTGACTTTAATCACTTTGATATTATTGTTTTTCATGCAAATAAAAATGATGATTATGTGAAACGAGTAATTGGCATCCCTGGAGATAAAGTAGAGTATAGAGATGACCACCTATTTATAAATGGGAAAAAGTATGAGGAGCCTTTCTTAGATGATTACCGAAAACAAGTATCTTCTGGAAGGCTGACAGGGAATTTTACATTAAAAGAGATTACTGGTGAAGCTACAGTTCCAAAGGGGAAATTATTTGTATTAGGGGATAATCGATTAGGAAGCTGGGATAGCCGACATTTCGGATTTATTTCTATTGACCAAGTAGTTGGGAAAGTAAGCTTGCGCTATTGGCCATTTAATGAAATACAATTTTCTTTTTAG
- a CDS encoding TVP38/TMEM64 family protein, with the protein MDMNLIKEWFTLERIMDLIDSYRSFGPLPGVLLPLIEAFFPFLPLFVFIMANVNAFGFWLGFLYSWVGTILGALLVFSIIRKYGKKRMLRFLSNHKKVQKPMIWIERHGFGPLFLLLCFPFTPSALVNIVAGLSRISTSQYILAVIAGKLVMISTISFIGYDLRSMIAQPLRTIPVAIAIFILWFIGKRIEIKMNNVGIDEKERSH; encoded by the coding sequence ATGGATATGAACTTAATTAAAGAATGGTTTACGCTTGAAAGAATAATGGATTTAATTGATAGTTATCGTTCATTTGGACCGTTGCCAGGGGTCTTACTTCCGCTGATAGAAGCGTTCTTTCCTTTCTTGCCGCTGTTTGTTTTTATTATGGCTAATGTGAACGCATTTGGGTTTTGGCTGGGATTTCTCTATTCATGGGTTGGAACAATTTTAGGAGCATTGCTTGTATTCTCTATCATTAGGAAATATGGAAAGAAAAGAATGCTGAGATTTTTAAGTAATCATAAAAAAGTGCAGAAGCCAATGATCTGGATTGAAAGACATGGATTTGGCCCATTGTTCTTGCTTTTATGTTTTCCATTTACACCATCTGCACTTGTAAATATAGTAGCTGGTTTATCGAGAATTAGTACGAGCCAATATATTCTGGCAGTAATTGCGGGTAAGCTCGTTATGATTAGCACGATTAGCTTTATCGGTTATGATTTACGCTCCATGATTGCCCAGCCATTACGTACGATACCTGTCGCGATTGCTATCTTTATTCTTTGGTTTATTGGAAAAAGGATCGAAATTAAAATGAATAATGTTGGGATTGATGAGAAAGAGAGAAGCCATTAA
- the addB gene encoding helicase-exonuclease AddAB subunit AddB, translating to MTVRLLTGRSGTGKTTFCIEEIQAKLAENPEGNPIIYIVPDQMTFMSDQRLLSGSNVQGMFRSQVYSFTRLAWRVLQETGGISRYHINSMGVSMLIRKIIEENKNELTLFKKVADKNGFIDQVEQLVTEFRRYTVTPEELLATKAQLAGTKESTKALQDKISDLELIYEKFEERIIGNYIDGEDYFRLLAEKISESSYLQKAEIYIDGFYSFTPQEYLIIQQLMHTCEKVTITNTLDPFSSQNDDLSLFRMTTESFQTIQAMAKQLGVEVEVVKLAKFKKSSHPSLVHIESHFDSRPARAFTEDATIKFAESVNPRAEIEGIAREIVKLVRHKNYRYREISLLSRNLSAYQNIIETVFRDYHIPFFIDQKSRMHDHPLVELIRSSLEIFDTNWRYEPVFRSIKTELLFPLHERKNKIREKVDRLENYCLAYGIKGNKWTSKERWKYRRIKGLEFEQGVQTDAEKEFEQELNELRLSLTAPLIRLQNRLKRGKTGRAKCEALYLFLEELEVPVKMEYWKNELESKGELVKAGEHDQAWNSIVDLLDQFVEILGEEEFSTKQFATVISAGLDTLKFSLVPPALDQVLIADLEQSRLNDIKVAFVIGLNEGVFPSRFQDEGILADTDRESLQQKGMKLAPTSKTRLLDEEFLAYKAFTTPTDYLYLTYPLANDEGKSILPSTYIKRMQDLFPKAETVYYMSDPKELSEEGQLDYVVHLQTTLSYLTGQLYLKKREYPIYDFWWDVYNEYIEHPNWREPAKKVFSSLTYQNKTEKLSEQTSSELYGDTISASVSRMELFHACPFSHFATHGLKLRERQVYRLEAPAIGDLFHAALKYIAETVMHQELMWSSLTREQCESLARDAVEMLAPKLQNEILLSTNRHHYIKRKLEQIISRASLILSEHAKHSGFSPIDLELEFGPKGKLPSISFPLKNGTNMNLIGRIDRVDKAEVGDEVYLRVIDYKSSGQELNMNEVYYGLSLQMLTYLDLIITNSTILVDKKASPAGVLYFHVHNPMISSKKILTLDEIEEELLKKFKMNGLMLGEERVIQLMDETLEKGNSPIVPAGFKTDGTLTKASKVATRDDFSKMQKFVRHKYKDSGNKIISGEVGIEPYRLNDKKPCTFCSFKSVCQFDEALETNQYRQLPAYSKDEVLQLIREEANTSERD from the coding sequence ATGACTGTTCGCTTATTAACAGGTCGGTCTGGAACCGGGAAAACAACGTTCTGTATAGAAGAAATTCAAGCGAAACTTGCTGAAAATCCAGAAGGGAATCCGATTATTTATATCGTTCCAGATCAGATGACCTTTATGTCAGATCAACGTTTATTGTCTGGCTCGAATGTTCAGGGAATGTTTCGTTCGCAAGTATATAGTTTTACCCGCCTTGCATGGAGAGTACTGCAAGAAACAGGCGGAATCAGCCGCTACCACATTAATAGTATGGGTGTAAGCATGCTGATTCGAAAAATAATAGAAGAGAATAAAAATGAACTAACTCTATTTAAAAAAGTTGCCGATAAGAACGGATTTATTGATCAGGTAGAACAATTAGTCACGGAGTTTAGACGATATACTGTTACTCCAGAGGAACTGTTAGCAACGAAAGCGCAATTAGCAGGAACAAAAGAATCAACCAAGGCTTTACAGGATAAAATCAGTGACCTTGAATTAATCTATGAAAAGTTCGAAGAAAGAATTATTGGGAATTACATTGATGGGGAGGATTATTTCCGTTTGCTTGCGGAAAAGATTAGCGAGTCCTCTTATTTGCAAAAAGCTGAAATTTATATTGATGGTTTTTATAGCTTTACACCTCAAGAGTATTTAATCATTCAGCAGTTAATGCATACATGTGAAAAGGTCACGATTACGAATACACTCGATCCTTTTTCTTCCCAAAATGATGACTTAAGTTTATTCCGAATGACTACAGAATCCTTCCAAACTATTCAAGCGATGGCTAAGCAATTAGGAGTAGAAGTCGAGGTTGTCAAACTCGCAAAATTCAAAAAAAGTAGCCATCCATCGTTAGTTCATATAGAAAGTCATTTTGATAGCAGACCAGCTAGAGCTTTTACTGAAGATGCAACTATTAAATTTGCTGAAAGCGTAAATCCGCGTGCAGAAATAGAAGGGATTGCACGGGAAATCGTAAAACTCGTTAGACATAAGAATTACCGCTATCGAGAGATTAGTTTACTGTCTCGAAATTTGTCAGCCTATCAAAATATTATAGAAACTGTATTTAGAGATTATCATATCCCTTTTTTTATTGATCAGAAAAGTAGAATGCATGATCATCCTTTGGTGGAGCTGATCCGTTCCTCTTTAGAAATTTTCGATACAAATTGGCGCTATGAGCCGGTGTTTCGTTCGATAAAAACGGAGTTACTATTTCCACTTCATGAACGTAAAAATAAGATTAGAGAAAAAGTAGACAGGCTTGAAAACTATTGTCTTGCATATGGAATAAAGGGAAATAAGTGGACTTCAAAAGAACGCTGGAAGTATCGAAGAATTAAGGGGCTGGAATTTGAACAAGGTGTACAGACGGATGCAGAAAAGGAATTCGAACAAGAATTAAATGAACTGCGTCTCTCTTTAACTGCTCCTCTAATCCGTCTTCAAAACCGTTTGAAAAGAGGAAAAACTGGTAGAGCGAAATGTGAAGCACTATATTTATTTTTAGAAGAGCTTGAAGTGCCGGTGAAGATGGAGTATTGGAAGAATGAGTTAGAGAGCAAAGGGGAGCTAGTAAAAGCTGGAGAGCATGATCAAGCATGGAACAGTATAGTAGATCTATTAGATCAATTTGTGGAGATACTCGGGGAAGAGGAATTTTCAACAAAGCAATTTGCAACGGTGATTAGTGCAGGGCTAGATACATTAAAGTTTTCTCTTGTTCCTCCAGCACTGGATCAAGTATTGATTGCTGACTTAGAACAGTCTCGTTTAAATGATATAAAGGTTGCGTTTGTTATCGGTCTAAATGAGGGTGTTTTTCCATCGAGATTTCAGGATGAGGGAATACTTGCAGACACAGATAGAGAATCATTACAACAAAAAGGGATGAAGCTTGCTCCTACAAGCAAAACAAGGTTATTAGACGAGGAGTTTCTTGCATACAAAGCATTTACAACGCCAACGGATTATCTTTATTTAACCTATCCACTAGCAAATGATGAAGGAAAGTCTATCTTGCCATCTACTTATATCAAAAGAATGCAGGATCTATTTCCAAAAGCTGAAACTGTCTATTATATGTCTGATCCGAAAGAATTGTCAGAAGAAGGCCAGCTTGATTATGTGGTTCATTTACAAACAACTTTGTCTTACCTTACTGGCCAGCTTTATTTGAAGAAAAGAGAGTATCCTATCTATGATTTCTGGTGGGATGTTTACAATGAGTATATCGAACACCCAAATTGGAGAGAACCAGCCAAAAAGGTTTTTTCTAGTTTAACTTATCAAAATAAAACCGAGAAATTATCGGAACAAACAAGCAGTGAATTGTATGGAGATACTATTTCAGCAAGTGTTTCGAGAATGGAGTTATTTCATGCTTGTCCATTTTCGCATTTTGCTACCCATGGATTAAAGCTCCGCGAACGGCAAGTATATCGTTTAGAAGCACCTGCTATTGGTGATTTATTTCATGCAGCCTTAAAATATATTGCGGAAACAGTTATGCATCAAGAGTTAATGTGGTCTAGTTTAACAAGAGAGCAATGTGAAAGTTTAGCAAGAGATGCGGTAGAAATGCTCGCACCTAAATTGCAGAATGAGATATTGCTTAGTACTAATAGACATCATTATATAAAAAGAAAGCTAGAACAAATCATTAGCAGAGCTTCTCTTATTTTAAGCGAACATGCCAAACATAGCGGTTTCTCGCCAATTGATTTAGAACTTGAATTTGGACCAAAAGGTAAGCTGCCATCGATTTCTTTTCCGCTGAAAAATGGCACAAATATGAATCTGATTGGTAGAATTGACCGTGTTGATAAGGCTGAAGTTGGGGATGAAGTATATTTACGTGTAATTGACTATAAATCAAGTGGTCAAGAATTAAATATGAATGAAGTTTACTATGGCTTGTCCTTACAGATGCTTACTTATTTGGACTTAATTATTACAAACAGCACAATTTTGGTGGATAAGAAAGCGAGCCCGGCTGGAGTATTATATTTTCATGTTCATAATCCGATGATTTCAAGTAAAAAAATCCTTACATTAGATGAAATTGAAGAAGAGCTATTAAAGAAGTTTAAAATGAATGGGTTAATGCTGGGAGAAGAACGAGTCATTCAGTTAATGGATGAAACATTGGAAAAAGGGAATTCGCCAATTGTCCCGGCAGGTTTTAAAACTGATGGCACCCTTACGAAGGCATCGAAGGTAGCTACAAGAGACGACTTTAGCAAAATGCAAAAATTTGTACGTCACAAATATAAAGATTCAGGAAATAAGATTATTAGTGGAGAAGTAGGTATAGAACCTTATCGATTAAATGACAAGAAGCCTTGTACTTTCTGCTCGTTTAAGTCTGTCTGTCAATTTGATGAAGCATTAGAAACAAATCAATATAGACAATTGCCAGCCTACTCAAAAGACGAGGTACTGCAATTAATTAGAGAGGAGGCTAATACAAGTGAAAGAGATTAA
- a CDS encoding LCP family protein, which translates to MGREEYRKGKKRRRLRKGRVFFLVLILFILAVTIYSIFQYKQGEKQSLGKIGIDEVKYEFNGEKDSNGGTNILLLGSDQRKGEKQSRTDTIMIAQYHPDKGTYKIISLMRDMYVDIPGYGQGRINTAYTVDGPELLRQTIKQNFDIDLQYYAIVNFEGFEAVIDEAFPNGVEIDVEKQMSKNIGVTLEPGLQHLNGKQLLGYVRFRHDAESDFGRVARQQKTLQAIADQVSAVQTFAKLPKLAGVIMPYINTSMDTGDMLFIGKDLLTSKSHEVESLRVPVDGTFQDMKVNGAAVLSVDLEANKAAIKEFLAQ; encoded by the coding sequence ATGGGGAGAGAAGAATATAGAAAAGGAAAGAAAAGAAGGAGATTACGAAAAGGAAGAGTTTTCTTTCTAGTCCTTATTCTATTTATATTAGCTGTAACTATATATAGTATTTTTCAATATAAGCAAGGTGAGAAGCAATCGTTAGGGAAGATAGGAATAGACGAGGTTAAATATGAATTTAATGGGGAAAAAGATAGTAACGGAGGTACAAATATTCTTTTACTGGGAAGTGACCAGCGTAAAGGGGAAAAGCAATCTAGAACCGATACGATTATGATTGCCCAATACCATCCGGATAAAGGTACATATAAAATCATATCGTTAATGAGAGACATGTATGTAGATATACCAGGATATGGACAAGGTAGAATAAATACAGCTTATACGGTAGATGGTCCTGAATTACTAAGACAAACCATTAAACAAAATTTCGATATAGATTTACAATATTATGCAATTGTCAATTTTGAAGGATTTGAAGCAGTAATTGATGAAGCATTCCCAAATGGTGTAGAAATCGATGTAGAGAAGCAAATGTCTAAAAATATTGGTGTGACATTAGAGCCGGGACTACAGCATTTAAATGGAAAGCAGTTACTGGGATATGTACGTTTCCGACATGATGCAGAATCGGACTTTGGAAGAGTAGCAAGACAACAAAAGACATTACAAGCGATCGCTGATCAGGTTTCCGCTGTTCAAACATTTGCTAAATTGCCTAAATTGGCAGGGGTTATTATGCCATATATTAATACGAGCATGGATACTGGCGATATGCTATTTATCGGCAAAGATTTACTGACTTCCAAAAGTCATGAGGTAGAATCGTTAAGAGTTCCAGTAGACGGAACTTTCCAAGATATGAAAGTGAATGGGGCTGCTGTATTATCTGTCGATTTAGAAGCAAATAAAGCAGCGATAAAAGAATTTTTAGCGCAATAA
- a CDS encoding S9 family peptidase, translating to MEVKESKRINAEDLYELNSVVDPQVKGEECLYVVTSICQETDKYYSNIYYKDLNTLETMQWTFGKHQNHSPRWSPTGEEIVFISNRSGKNQLFLLSKKGGEAEQLTYLVNGVSNPVWSPDGTEIAFQCHFKKGETVEDKEMKTDEKEEKLSALEVTNMKYKSDGKGFWDGSYDHIAVLNIKNKTIKQLTSGENNYYLQSWSPNGQYIAISADESKEKDFSFISDIYLYNRKEESWKKITEGNGNYGKATWTPDSRRLGLIGSDREYENATLSQLWVYEVEADFLQCLTPEWDVNVGDYAIGDFQQGTVTPGMLWGEDNESFTFLATDHGNTVVYFGNTSGAIYPSLIDNQHVYGLSTGGSLKKAVVAISTPTHPGDLYTLNLETGETKQITNVNKVFVETRGFSEAEPLQFTSRDGWDLHGWLMKPQGFKEGEKYPMVVEIHGGPHAMYANSYFHEFQTLTSNGFAVLYINPRGSHGYGQQFVDAVRGDYGGKDYEDIMDAIDYAIETFDFIDASRLAVTGGSYGGFMTNWIVGHTDRFKAAVTQRSISNWISFYGVSDIGYYFTDWQIKADLNDIETLWKHSPLAYVNNIQTPLLILHSEKDYRCPIEQAEQLFIALKVQKKKTKFVRFPESNHELSRSGKPALRIERLNYINNWFLEYV from the coding sequence ATGGAAGTGAAAGAAAGTAAAAGAATAAATGCAGAAGATTTGTATGAATTAAATTCTGTGGTGGATCCTCAAGTAAAAGGGGAAGAGTGTTTGTATGTAGTCACTTCCATTTGCCAAGAGACTGATAAGTATTATTCCAATATTTATTATAAAGATCTAAACACACTTGAAACAATGCAATGGACGTTTGGAAAACATCAAAATCATTCTCCAAGATGGTCACCGACTGGAGAAGAAATTGTCTTTATTTCTAATCGTTCTGGAAAAAATCAATTATTTTTATTAAGTAAAAAAGGTGGCGAAGCGGAGCAGCTTACTTATTTAGTGAATGGAGTGAGTAATCCTGTATGGTCACCTGATGGCACAGAAATAGCTTTTCAATGCCATTTTAAAAAAGGAGAGACAGTAGAAGATAAAGAGATGAAAACAGATGAGAAGGAAGAAAAGCTCTCTGCTCTAGAGGTGACAAATATGAAATATAAATCAGATGGAAAGGGTTTTTGGGATGGCAGCTATGATCATATCGCTGTCTTAAATATTAAGAATAAAACAATCAAACAACTTACTTCTGGAGAAAATAATTATTATTTGCAAAGCTGGTCACCTAATGGTCAATACATAGCAATTAGTGCAGATGAAAGCAAAGAAAAGGACTTCAGCTTTATCTCTGATATTTATCTCTACAATAGAAAAGAAGAAAGTTGGAAGAAGATAACGGAAGGCAACGGAAATTATGGAAAAGCTACATGGACTCCTGATAGTAGAAGATTAGGATTAATAGGGAGTGACAGAGAGTATGAAAATGCCACTCTATCACAGCTATGGGTGTATGAGGTAGAAGCTGACTTTCTCCAATGTTTAACACCAGAATGGGATGTGAATGTTGGGGATTATGCAATCGGTGATTTTCAACAGGGAACTGTAACACCTGGTATGCTGTGGGGAGAGGACAATGAAAGCTTTACCTTTTTAGCAACAGATCATGGAAATACAGTTGTTTATTTTGGAAATACTTCTGGAGCGATCTATCCATCTCTTATTGATAACCAGCATGTATATGGCTTATCTACAGGAGGCAGTCTAAAAAAAGCGGTGGTGGCCATTAGTACACCTACACATCCCGGAGATTTATATACATTAAATTTAGAGACTGGAGAAACTAAGCAAATAACCAATGTAAATAAAGTGTTTGTGGAAACACGAGGATTTTCTGAAGCAGAACCGCTACAATTTACGTCTCGGGATGGTTGGGATCTTCATGGGTGGTTAATGAAGCCACAAGGTTTTAAAGAGGGTGAAAAATATCCGATGGTAGTAGAGATTCATGGAGGACCGCATGCAATGTATGCTAATTCTTATTTTCATGAATTTCAAACATTAACATCCAATGGTTTTGCTGTACTATATATTAATCCGAGAGGAAGCCATGGATATGGACAGCAATTTGTAGATGCTGTCCGTGGAGACTATGGTGGAAAGGATTATGAAGACATTATGGATGCCATTGATTATGCAATAGAAACATTTGATTTTATTGATGCTTCTCGTCTAGCTGTTACAGGAGGAAGCTATGGCGGCTTTATGACAAACTGGATTGTTGGACATACAGACCGTTTCAAGGCAGCTGTTACACAGCGCTCCATCTCTAATTGGATTAGTTTTTATGGAGTAAGTGATATAGGGTATTACTTCACTGATTGGCAAATAAAAGCAGATTTAAATGATATAGAAACACTGTGGAAGCATTCTCCATTAGCCTATGTAAATAACATACAAACACCTTTACTAATATTACATAGTGAAAAAGATTATCGTTGTCCAATTGAACAGGCAGAACAGTTGTTTATTGCCTTGAAGGTACAAAAGAAAAAAACAAAATTTGTCCGTTTTCCAGAATCAAATCATGAACTTTCCAGAAGTGGCAAACCTGCACTTCGAATAGAGCGATTAAACTATATTAACAATTGGTTTTTAGAGTACGTATAA